One window of Candidatus Mycobacterium wuenschmannii genomic DNA carries:
- a CDS encoding thiolase C-terminal domain-containing protein, with the protein MTGRPLPLLTDDNEFFWKSGADGTLRLQECTDCNALIHPPAPVCRYCRSRNLGVRAVSGRATLAGFTINERFSLPGLPAPYVVAQVAIAEDPRVRLTTNIIDCEPELLELGQHVEVVFEQDDDVWLPLFRLVDGAEPAKLPIDEIEPERFGEFVRPMLTTEKFEDKVALTGIGMSQIGRRLMVPALSLTIDACEAAIADAGLSIDDIDGLSTYPGGGNMGGFGEGGVTALEAAMGIRPTWHNGGIETFGPGGSVIAAMLAVAGGLARHVLCFRTLWEATFNEHMKLGKIVPSGGRRADWLLPFGATSAAHTLAQNAQRHFHRYGTTKETLGWIALNQRANAELNPTAVYRTPMTMDDYLTARPITSPFGLYDCDVPCDGAVAVIVSAVDAAQDTAKPPVYVDAVGTQIIERIDWDQSTLTHEPQVLGQAAHLWTRTSLTPQDVDVAELYDGFTMNCLSWIEALGFCGIGEARDFLDGGKNIARDGQLPLNTHGGQLSHGRTHGMGLLHEAITQLRGEGGDRQVADARVGVVSSGGLTPSGVLLLRADR; encoded by the coding sequence TTGACCGGACGTCCGCTGCCGTTGCTCACCGACGACAACGAGTTCTTCTGGAAGTCGGGCGCCGACGGCACGCTACGTCTGCAGGAGTGCACCGACTGCAACGCGCTGATCCACCCGCCCGCGCCCGTGTGCCGATACTGCCGCTCCCGGAACCTCGGGGTGCGGGCGGTGTCGGGCCGTGCCACGCTCGCCGGGTTCACAATCAACGAAAGATTCAGCCTGCCAGGTCTTCCCGCGCCCTACGTCGTCGCCCAGGTTGCGATCGCCGAAGATCCGCGAGTGCGGCTGACCACCAACATCATCGACTGCGAGCCCGAACTGCTGGAACTGGGTCAGCACGTCGAGGTGGTCTTCGAGCAGGACGACGACGTGTGGCTGCCGCTGTTTCGTCTGGTCGACGGCGCCGAACCCGCGAAGTTGCCGATCGACGAGATCGAACCGGAGCGCTTCGGTGAGTTCGTCCGGCCGATGCTGACGACGGAGAAGTTCGAAGACAAGGTGGCGCTGACCGGAATCGGCATGTCGCAGATCGGTCGCCGGTTGATGGTGCCGGCGCTGTCGCTGACCATCGATGCGTGCGAGGCGGCGATCGCCGATGCCGGGCTGTCCATCGACGACATCGACGGTCTCTCAACGTATCCCGGTGGCGGGAACATGGGCGGGTTCGGCGAGGGCGGGGTCACCGCGCTGGAGGCCGCCATGGGTATCCGGCCCACGTGGCACAACGGCGGCATCGAGACCTTCGGTCCCGGCGGTTCGGTGATCGCGGCGATGCTTGCGGTCGCGGGTGGGCTGGCCCGCCATGTGCTGTGCTTCCGAACGCTGTGGGAGGCGACCTTCAACGAGCACATGAAGCTGGGCAAGATCGTCCCGTCGGGCGGACGCCGCGCCGACTGGCTGCTGCCGTTTGGCGCGACTTCCGCGGCACACACGTTGGCGCAGAACGCCCAGCGCCATTTTCACCGCTACGGCACCACCAAGGAGACGCTGGGCTGGATCGCGCTGAATCAGCGCGCCAACGCCGAACTCAACCCGACCGCGGTGTACCGGACCCCTATGACGATGGACGACTACCTGACCGCGCGCCCGATCACCTCGCCGTTCGGGCTCTACGACTGCGATGTGCCGTGCGACGGTGCCGTCGCAGTGATCGTGTCCGCCGTCGACGCGGCGCAGGACACGGCGAAGCCACCGGTGTATGTCGATGCCGTCGGCACCCAGATCATCGAGCGAATCGACTGGGACCAAAGCACATTGACGCACGAGCCGCAGGTGCTGGGCCAGGCCGCGCACCTGTGGACCCGAACGTCGCTGACGCCACAGGATGTCGACGTCGCCGAGTTGTACGACGGGTTCACGATGAACTGCCTGTCGTGGATCGAGGCGCTCGGATTCTGTGGCATCGGCGAGGCGCGCGACTTTCTGGACGGTGGCAAGAACATCGCCCGTGACGGGCAATTGCCGCTGAACACCCACGGCGGACAGCTGTCACACGGGCGGACGCATGGCATGGGTCTGCTGCACGAGGCGATCACCCAGTTGCGCGGGGAGGGCGGCGATCGCCAGGTCGCCGACGCGCGGGTCGGCGTGGTCAGCAGCGGTGGCCTCACGCCCAGTGGAGTCTTGTTGTTGCGGGCCGACCGGTGA
- a CDS encoding ferredoxin: MTKKIDVDWGLCESNGVCMGVAPDIFRLEDDDTLTVLQDEVTPDNEDVVLDAVRQCPRQAIAINE, from the coding sequence GTGACAAAGAAGATCGACGTCGACTGGGGTCTGTGCGAGAGCAACGGGGTCTGCATGGGCGTCGCCCCGGACATCTTTCGGCTCGAGGACGACGACACCCTGACCGTCTTGCAGGACGAGGTCACCCCCGACAACGAAGACGTGGTGCTCGACGCCGTCCGGCAGTGCCCCAGGCAGGCCATCGCGATCAACGAATAG
- a CDS encoding NAD(P)-dependent oxidoreductase, with protein sequence MVCRLVGAGHIVRVLGRSDEKRSAIAELGADAVGDIAAVCADAELVVLCVFTDEQVRQVCLTDGLAGAMADTGTLVLHTTGSPRTAEAIAARGVDVVDAPVSGGPHDAAAGALTLFVGGSDDAVAKARPALSCYGDPILHVGPLGAGQKVKLINNTLFAAQIGLLANAVDLASRLGVTESALLTALPHGSAASRVVDIVAAGGSVASFIETAGEFVGKDVAVVRQIAAELGSDLGGLDDIVTAVIPGVG encoded by the coding sequence ATGGTGTGCCGGCTCGTCGGCGCGGGACATATCGTGCGGGTCCTGGGTAGATCGGACGAGAAGCGCTCCGCGATAGCGGAATTGGGCGCCGACGCGGTCGGCGACATCGCGGCCGTCTGCGCAGACGCGGAGTTGGTGGTGCTCTGCGTGTTCACCGACGAACAGGTACGGCAGGTCTGCCTGACCGACGGCCTGGCCGGCGCGATGGCGGACACCGGCACGCTGGTGCTGCACACCACCGGAAGCCCGCGCACCGCAGAGGCGATCGCCGCGCGAGGGGTCGACGTCGTGGACGCGCCGGTGAGCGGCGGCCCGCACGACGCGGCCGCCGGTGCGCTGACGCTGTTCGTCGGTGGCTCCGACGACGCGGTGGCGAAGGCACGCCCGGCGTTGTCCTGCTACGGGGATCCGATTCTGCATGTCGGCCCCCTTGGAGCGGGCCAGAAGGTGAAGCTGATCAACAACACCCTGTTCGCGGCGCAGATCGGTCTGCTCGCCAACGCCGTCGACCTGGCCTCTCGACTCGGCGTGACGGAGTCGGCGCTGCTCACCGCCCTTCCACACGGCAGCGCGGCGAGTCGCGTGGTGGACATCGTCGCGGCGGGCGGTTCGGTGGCGTCTTTCATCGAAACCGCAGGCGAATTCGTCGGCAAGGACGTCGCGGTGGTCCGGCAGATCGCCGCTGAACTGGGCAGCGACCTCGGCGGCCTCGACGACATCGTCACGGCGGTAATTCCCGGCGTCGGATAG
- a CDS encoding NADH-ubiquinone oxidoreductase-F iron-sulfur binding region domain-containing protein, with the protein MATTAATPITLGTSPGLTPRLLTQAGREDLAAYGGYQPLTIDLLDEVEASGLLGRGGAGFPFAVKARAVRDNGRVAGGAVVVANGEEGEPASIKDRWLLRNRPHLILDGLRLAAAMVGADRAYVYVSDADSARSVESALAELGTDALGGVAVEVYTVEAGYVAGEETAAVRALNGGPVKPTDKPPRPFQEGVDGLPTLVSNVETLAGLPFVQQHGAAEFRSLGTSDSPGSFLVTLTGAGHAPALYELPHGLSFTDLLALRGISPDQVQAVLMGGYFAGLLDRAVLDATLDHEALRALGSGLGNGAISVITDDCPLAVAASVLAYFDRENAGQCGSCFNGTAAMAAVAGALRDGAATEDDVARLRRWSVVLRGRGACATLDAATNIAASLLSHFPDLVQSHLDNSCQTCQSGAFTGDRPYQVEAL; encoded by the coding sequence ATGGCGACCACCGCCGCGACGCCGATCACGCTCGGCACCTCGCCCGGCCTGACCCCCCGACTGCTGACTCAGGCCGGCCGCGAAGACCTCGCGGCCTACGGCGGCTACCAACCGCTGACCATCGACCTGCTCGACGAGGTCGAGGCCAGTGGCTTGCTCGGGCGGGGCGGGGCCGGCTTTCCGTTCGCGGTGAAGGCGCGCGCGGTCCGCGATAACGGACGAGTCGCCGGTGGCGCGGTCGTCGTCGCCAACGGCGAGGAGGGCGAACCGGCGTCGATCAAGGACCGCTGGCTGCTGCGCAACCGGCCGCATCTGATCCTCGACGGCCTCCGGCTGGCCGCCGCGATGGTCGGCGCCGACCGCGCGTACGTCTATGTGTCCGACGCGGATTCGGCACGCAGCGTGGAATCCGCCCTGGCCGAACTCGGGACGGATGCCCTCGGCGGGGTCGCCGTCGAGGTCTACACCGTCGAGGCGGGCTACGTGGCCGGAGAGGAGACCGCGGCGGTGCGCGCGCTCAACGGTGGACCCGTCAAACCGACGGACAAGCCACCGCGGCCATTCCAGGAGGGCGTCGACGGTCTGCCGACACTGGTGAGCAACGTGGAAACGCTGGCCGGCCTTCCGTTCGTGCAGCAGCACGGAGCGGCAGAGTTCCGCTCGCTCGGCACCTCGGACTCGCCGGGCAGCTTCCTGGTGACGCTTACCGGGGCCGGCCACGCACCCGCACTCTACGAGCTTCCCCACGGCCTGTCGTTCACCGATCTGCTTGCACTGCGTGGCATTTCGCCAGATCAGGTGCAAGCGGTACTGATGGGTGGCTACTTCGCCGGACTGCTCGACCGTGCCGTGCTCGACGCCACGCTCGACCACGAAGCGCTCCGCGCACTCGGCAGTGGGCTGGGTAACGGTGCGATCAGCGTGATCACCGACGACTGCCCGCTCGCCGTGGCCGCCTCGGTGTTGGCGTACTTCGACCGCGAGAATGCCGGACAGTGCGGGTCGTGCTTCAACGGAACGGCGGCGATGGCCGCGGTCGCCGGGGCCCTGCGCGACGGCGCCGCCACCGAGGACGACGTGGCCCGGTTGCGCCGCTGGTCGGTGGTGCTGCGCGGTCGCGGGGCCTGCGCCACGCTGGACGCCGCGACCAACATCGCCGCGAGCCTGCTGAGCCACTTCCCCGACCTGGTCCAGAGTCACCTCGACAACAGTTGCCAGACATGCCAATCGGGCGCTTTCACCGGTGACCGCCCCTACCAGGTGGAGGCGCTGTGA
- a CDS encoding ferredoxin, whose amino-acid sequence MKIRLDRTICDGFGLCAKHAPKHFSLDDWGYASLEGDGEVAEGDRDAVMRALLDCPVHAITEWGERREAEPHDRSIGVDDPAEHLKTEANEAEWGFTR is encoded by the coding sequence GTGAAGATCCGGCTGGACCGCACCATCTGCGACGGCTTTGGTTTGTGCGCCAAGCACGCGCCGAAGCACTTCTCCCTCGACGACTGGGGGTATGCGTCGCTGGAAGGCGATGGCGAGGTCGCCGAGGGTGACCGTGACGCGGTGATGCGGGCGCTGCTGGACTGTCCCGTGCACGCGATCACCGAGTGGGGTGAACGCCGCGAGGCCGAACCGCACGACCGGTCGATCGGTGTCGACGATCCGGCCGAACACCTGAAAACCGAAGCGAACGAAGCGGAGTGGGGGTTCACCCGTTGA
- a CDS encoding NAD(P)-dependent oxidoreductase, whose product MRVGFIGLGSQGGPMAGRIVDAGFPTTLWARRPASLEPYADTAAAVAETPAALAAASDLVCLCVVGDADVDEVVTGDNGVLAGLEPGGVIAIHSTVHPNSCLRLAEKAAAQDVSIIDAPVSGGAPAVAEGKLLVMVGGDDDVVERCRPVFASYADPIVHLGALGSGQTTKLLNNLLFTANLGTAATALSLGEALGVLPDRLAEVIARGSGNSFALNVLGGDTAGLARLAGMAGPLLQKDVRLLADVADAATAGGGAVLDAADATLALMEHPR is encoded by the coding sequence ATGCGCGTCGGATTCATCGGTCTGGGTAGCCAGGGCGGTCCCATGGCGGGGCGCATCGTCGACGCCGGTTTTCCCACGACCTTGTGGGCGCGACGGCCCGCGTCGCTCGAACCGTACGCCGACACCGCGGCCGCGGTCGCCGAGACGCCCGCGGCACTGGCCGCCGCCAGCGACTTGGTGTGCCTGTGCGTGGTCGGCGACGCCGATGTCGACGAGGTCGTCACCGGCGACAACGGGGTGCTGGCCGGGCTCGAACCGGGTGGCGTGATCGCCATCCACAGCACGGTGCATCCAAACAGCTGTCTTCGACTGGCGGAAAAAGCTGCCGCACAGGACGTCTCGATCATCGACGCGCCGGTGAGCGGCGGGGCCCCGGCCGTCGCGGAGGGCAAGCTGCTGGTGATGGTCGGCGGTGACGACGATGTGGTCGAACGGTGCCGCCCGGTGTTCGCCAGCTACGCCGATCCGATCGTGCATCTGGGCGCACTGGGCTCCGGCCAGACCACCAAGCTGCTCAACAACTTGCTGTTCACCGCCAATCTGGGCACGGCGGCCACGGCGCTGTCACTCGGTGAGGCGCTCGGCGTGCTGCCCGACCGACTCGCCGAGGTGATCGCCCGCGGAAGCGGAAACAGTTTCGCGCTCAACGTACTCGGTGGCGATACCGCCGGCCTGGCCCGGCTCGCCGGAATGGCCGGGCCCCTACTGCAAAAGGATGTCCGGTTGTTGGCCGACGTCGCGGATGCCGCGACCGCCGGCGGCGGAGCGGTGCTCGACGCGGCCGACGCGACGCTGGCCCTCATGGAACATCCACGGTGA
- a CDS encoding cytochrome P450 → MSDPAELDFFRGTDLIADPYPYYESLRGQCPVAKEKHHDVTMVTGWEEACAVLNDAETWSSCNSVTGPFPGFPVSLEDKGDSDITELIVQHRDELPFSDQLPTLDPPTHTNHRSLLMRLITPKRLKENEDAMWDLADQALDDFLAPGHGEFIKGFASPFTLLVIADLLGVPMEDRDKFVQGIREHSGGGVGGTGKESLAHSPLEFLYGLFSDYVNDRRANPRDDVLTGLATATYPDGSTPDVGDVARVAANVFSAGQETTVRLLGASLQTLGERPDIQAQLRKDRSLLPNFIEESLRHESPVKGDFRMNRRPVNVGGVDLPAGSTVMIVQAAANRDPRRFEDPTAFDPARKNARQHIAFGRGIHSCPGAPLARAETRVALERLLDRTSDIRISEQHHGPANDRRYQYVPTYILRGLIDLHLEFTPA, encoded by the coding sequence ATGAGTGACCCCGCCGAGCTGGACTTTTTCCGTGGCACGGACCTCATCGCGGACCCTTACCCCTACTACGAGTCGCTGCGTGGACAGTGCCCCGTGGCTAAGGAGAAGCATCACGACGTCACGATGGTGACCGGCTGGGAGGAGGCCTGCGCCGTCCTCAACGACGCCGAGACATGGTCGTCGTGCAACTCGGTGACCGGGCCGTTCCCCGGATTCCCGGTGAGCCTCGAGGACAAGGGCGACAGCGACATCACCGAGTTGATCGTGCAGCACCGCGACGAGCTGCCCTTCAGCGACCAGTTGCCCACCCTCGATCCGCCGACGCACACCAACCACCGCTCGCTGCTGATGCGGCTGATCACCCCGAAGCGTCTCAAGGAGAACGAAGACGCCATGTGGGATCTGGCCGATCAGGCCCTCGACGATTTCCTGGCGCCCGGTCACGGCGAGTTCATCAAAGGCTTCGCCAGCCCCTTCACGCTGCTGGTGATCGCCGACCTGCTGGGCGTTCCGATGGAGGACCGGGACAAGTTCGTCCAGGGCATCCGCGAACACTCCGGTGGCGGTGTCGGCGGCACCGGCAAGGAGTCGCTGGCGCACAGCCCGCTGGAGTTCCTCTACGGGTTGTTCTCCGATTACGTCAACGACCGCCGCGCGAATCCGCGCGACGACGTGCTGACCGGGCTGGCGACCGCCACCTACCCGGACGGTTCAACACCGGACGTCGGCGACGTGGCTCGCGTTGCGGCGAACGTCTTTTCGGCCGGCCAGGAAACCACCGTGCGACTGCTGGGCGCCTCGCTGCAGACGCTGGGAGAGCGGCCGGACATCCAGGCCCAGTTGCGCAAGGACCGCAGCCTGCTGCCGAACTTCATCGAGGAATCGCTGCGCCACGAGAGCCCTGTTAAAGGCGACTTCCGGATGAACCGGAGGCCGGTCAACGTCGGCGGGGTCGACCTGCCGGCGGGCAGCACGGTGATGATCGTGCAGGCCGCGGCCAACCGTGATCCGCGCCGATTCGAGGACCCCACCGCGTTCGACCCAGCCAGAAAGAATGCGCGCCAACACATTGCGTTCGGCCGCGGCATCCACAGCTGCCCAGGCGCGCCGCTGGCGCGGGCCGAGACGCGGGTGGCGCTGGAGCGACTGCTCGACCGGACCTCCGACATCCGGATCAGCGAACAGCATCACGGGCCGGCGAATGACCGCCGCTACCAATATGTTCCGACCTACATACTGCGTGGGCTCATCGATCTGCACCTGGAGTTCACGCCGGCATGA
- a CDS encoding DUF1330 domain-containing protein — translation MPKGYVILTEAIKDPEGMKAYGKAAGAAMGGVNILAVDTKAETIEGTWHGDQTVVLEFESVEAARAWYESDAYQAAAKLRQAAADCNAVILSGF, via the coding sequence ATGCCCAAAGGCTATGTCATTCTCACCGAAGCCATCAAAGACCCGGAAGGCATGAAGGCCTACGGCAAGGCCGCCGGCGCTGCGATGGGTGGTGTCAACATCCTCGCCGTCGACACGAAGGCCGAGACGATCGAAGGCACCTGGCACGGTGACCAGACCGTCGTGCTGGAATTCGAATCGGTGGAGGCCGCGCGCGCGTGGTATGAGTCCGACGCTTATCAGGCGGCGGCCAAACTGCGTCAGGCCGCGGCCGACTGCAACGCGGTGATACTTTCCGGGTTCTGA
- a CDS encoding alpha/beta hydrolase produces MTPISVQPRLVIVDGVPMSALVAEAPEPKAVIVAIHGGGTTALYFDCPGHPDLSLLRCGAERGYTVVAIDRPGYGSSAAYPDAVAEPEQRVRLAYGLVDKVLGEKPRGAGLFLMGHSGGCELAIRMAVEASDGRRVDLIGIELAGTGRRYHPAAREILKTATREHRPSGMRELLWHPPELYPPEMLGGATVYPGAPPYEDKMVSDWARQDFPALAPNVRIPVQFSIAEHEKVWQCDAAAQTELTSMFSNATKFQINEQAGAGHNISVGHTAAAYHATVFAFVDQCAETR; encoded by the coding sequence GTGACACCGATTTCGGTGCAGCCCCGGCTCGTCATCGTCGACGGCGTGCCGATGTCGGCGTTGGTGGCCGAGGCACCCGAGCCGAAGGCGGTCATCGTCGCCATCCACGGCGGCGGTACTACCGCACTGTATTTCGACTGCCCCGGCCATCCGGACCTGTCGCTGCTGCGGTGCGGCGCCGAGCGCGGCTACACGGTGGTGGCGATCGACCGGCCCGGCTATGGCAGCTCGGCGGCCTATCCCGACGCGGTCGCCGAACCCGAGCAGCGGGTGCGGCTCGCGTACGGACTGGTCGACAAGGTGCTGGGCGAAAAGCCGCGCGGTGCCGGCCTTTTCCTGATGGGGCATTCCGGCGGCTGCGAGCTCGCGATACGAATGGCCGTGGAAGCATCCGACGGGCGGCGCGTCGACCTGATCGGGATCGAACTGGCCGGCACCGGTCGGCGTTACCATCCGGCCGCGCGGGAGATCCTCAAGACCGCCACCCGGGAGCATCGCCCGTCCGGGATGCGCGAATTGCTGTGGCACCCGCCGGAGCTCTATCCGCCTGAAATGCTCGGCGGGGCAACCGTTTACCCGGGCGCTCCCCCGTATGAGGACAAGATGGTGTCCGACTGGGCACGCCAGGACTTTCCGGCGTTGGCCCCGAATGTGCGAATACCCGTCCAATTCAGCATCGCCGAGCACGAGAAGGTCTGGCAGTGCGACGCGGCGGCCCAGACGGAGCTCACCTCGATGTTCAGCAACGCGACCAAGTTCCAGATCAACGAGCAGGCCGGCGCCGGGCACAATATCAGCGTGGGCCACACGGCAGCGGCCTATCACGCCACGGTGTTCGCCTTCGTCGACCAGTGCGCGGAGACCCGGTGA
- a CDS encoding alpha/beta fold hydrolase — MSSLEVNGGKVVYEILGESGDLIALTPGGRFSKEIPGLRPLAEALAAGGYRVLLWDRPNCGASDVQFYGQSESHMRAETLHKLVTGLGFERCILAGGSGGARDSMLTTMLYPEMVEKLVVWNIVGGIYGTFVLGSYYIVPNILAVRGSGMAGVAKVQEWQERIAENSANEQRILDFDADEFLKLMLRWLNAFVSKPGQTIPGVDDEMFDRIRVPTLIIRGGENDMDHPKRTSLEVSCLIKGSKLIDPPWPEDAWERASEERAQGKVKRFNMFDTWVQAAPAILEFLGS, encoded by the coding sequence GTGTCTTCGCTTGAGGTGAACGGCGGCAAGGTCGTCTACGAAATCCTCGGTGAGTCAGGTGATCTCATCGCGCTGACGCCTGGTGGTCGGTTCAGCAAGGAGATCCCCGGGTTGCGCCCGCTGGCCGAGGCGCTGGCCGCCGGGGGCTACCGCGTACTGCTGTGGGACCGGCCCAACTGCGGCGCTTCCGACGTGCAGTTCTACGGGCAGAGCGAGTCACACATGCGCGCTGAGACGCTGCACAAGCTGGTGACCGGGCTGGGGTTCGAACGGTGCATCCTGGCCGGCGGGTCCGGCGGCGCACGGGATTCCATGCTGACCACCATGCTCTACCCCGAGATGGTGGAGAAGCTCGTGGTGTGGAACATCGTCGGCGGCATCTACGGCACGTTCGTGCTCGGCTCGTACTACATCGTGCCGAACATCCTCGCGGTGCGCGGCAGCGGCATGGCGGGCGTGGCCAAAGTCCAGGAGTGGCAGGAGCGCATCGCCGAGAATTCGGCCAACGAGCAGCGGATCCTCGACTTCGACGCCGACGAATTCCTCAAGCTGATGCTGCGCTGGCTCAACGCCTTCGTCTCGAAGCCTGGCCAGACGATTCCGGGTGTCGACGACGAGATGTTCGACCGAATCAGGGTCCCCACCTTGATTATTCGGGGCGGCGAGAACGACATGGATCATCCGAAGCGGACCTCGTTGGAGGTCAGCTGCCTCATCAAGGGATCCAAGCTGATCGACCCACCGTGGCCGGAAGACGCCTGGGAGCGCGCCTCCGAGGAGCGCGCGCAGGGAAAAGTCAAGCGCTTCAACATGTTCGACACCTGGGTGCAGGCCGCCCCGGCCATCCTGGAGTTCCTGGGGTCGTGA
- a CDS encoding ferredoxin translates to MKVWVDDQRCRGHGMCLTLCSDVFSLTDDGYAVAIDSEVPTDLESAAQEAIECCPEQAISER, encoded by the coding sequence ATGAAGGTTTGGGTAGACGATCAGCGTTGTCGCGGCCACGGGATGTGCCTGACCCTGTGCTCCGACGTGTTCAGCCTGACCGATGACGGTTACGCGGTGGCGATCGACTCCGAGGTTCCGACCGATCTGGAATCGGCCGCTCAGGAGGCCATCGAATGCTGTCCCGAGCAGGCCATCAGCGAAAGGTAA
- a CDS encoding cytochrome P450: MTKPKVVFDPFSEEFFTNPFDIYRRMREDAPLYYDEREDFYAITRHEDVSTALKDHETYSSSRGCDLAMVRKGISPDMRSIIFMDPPDHRAMRSLLNKAFTPRAVQAQLDDVHEVTDKYLGAVDPDNFDVVQDFSGPFPVEVITRMAGVPEEYRQQVRHWIDISLSREPGQIEVSEAGMQANIDTAMYYFGLIGERRETPQDDMISRLIAAEIPGEDGEMRRLDDIEITSFATLLGGAGAETVTKLIGSAAVLFARNPGEWQKLQDDRSKIPGAIEELLRYEGPVQYNVRWTLKEAHTSGGSIPAGKPVFVMNAAANRDPDAFTDADTFDIDRDQTEAQHMGLGYGIHSCLGAALARMESRIALEKLLDFMPRYEVNWDGCKRVTMQNVAGWLNVPVKVLR, encoded by the coding sequence ATGACCAAGCCAAAGGTCGTCTTCGATCCGTTCTCCGAGGAGTTCTTCACGAACCCCTTCGACATCTATCGACGAATGCGCGAGGACGCCCCGCTGTATTACGACGAGCGGGAGGACTTCTACGCGATCACGCGCCACGAAGACGTGTCGACGGCGCTGAAGGACCACGAGACCTATTCGTCGAGTCGGGGCTGCGACCTGGCGATGGTCCGCAAGGGCATCTCCCCTGACATGCGATCGATCATCTTCATGGATCCGCCGGATCATCGCGCCATGCGCAGCCTGCTCAACAAGGCCTTCACCCCGCGCGCCGTGCAGGCGCAACTCGATGACGTGCACGAGGTGACCGACAAGTACCTGGGTGCGGTCGATCCCGACAACTTCGATGTGGTGCAGGACTTCTCGGGTCCGTTCCCGGTCGAGGTCATCACCCGGATGGCCGGGGTGCCCGAAGAGTATCGCCAGCAGGTGCGGCACTGGATCGACATCAGCCTGAGCCGCGAACCCGGCCAGATCGAGGTCAGCGAAGCCGGCATGCAGGCCAACATCGACACCGCGATGTACTACTTCGGCCTGATCGGGGAACGCCGGGAGACGCCGCAGGACGACATGATCAGCCGGCTGATCGCCGCCGAGATCCCCGGCGAGGACGGCGAGATGCGCCGCCTCGACGACATCGAGATCACCAGCTTCGCCACGCTGCTCGGTGGTGCGGGTGCGGAGACGGTGACCAAGCTGATCGGCAGTGCCGCAGTGCTTTTCGCGCGCAACCCGGGCGAATGGCAGAAGCTGCAAGACGACCGCAGCAAGATTCCGGGCGCCATCGAAGAACTCCTGCGTTACGAGGGTCCGGTGCAGTACAACGTCCGCTGGACGCTCAAGGAAGCGCACACCAGCGGCGGCTCCATACCGGCCGGCAAGCCGGTGTTCGTGATGAACGCCGCGGCCAACCGCGACCCGGACGCGTTCACCGACGCCGACACCTTCGACATCGATCGCGATCAGACCGAGGCACAGCACATGGGTCTGGGGTACGGCATTCACAGCTGCCTCGGCGCCGCGCTGGCCCGGATGGAGAGCCGGATCGCACTGGAGAAACTGCTCGACTTCATGCCCCGCTACGAGGTGAATTGGGATGGCTGCAAGCGAGTGACCATGCAGAACGTCGCGGGCTGGCTGAACGTCCCGGTGAAGGTACTGCGATGA
- a CDS encoding Rieske (2Fe-2S) protein, with amino-acid sequence MPDEVEPRLAQGREHIVATVDEIPSGKHKLVPIGRHGVGVYNVNGTFYAIANYCPHQGGPLCSGRARGRTIVDETAPGDAVMVRDKEYIYCPWHQWGFELATGTTAVKPEWSIRTYPVRVVGNDVLVQA; translated from the coding sequence TTGCCAGACGAAGTCGAGCCGCGTCTCGCGCAGGGACGCGAGCACATTGTCGCGACCGTCGACGAGATTCCTTCGGGGAAGCACAAATTGGTGCCGATCGGCCGGCATGGCGTCGGCGTGTACAACGTCAACGGGACCTTCTACGCAATCGCGAATTACTGCCCACATCAAGGTGGTCCGCTGTGCTCCGGGCGTGCCCGCGGGCGCACGATCGTAGATGAGACGGCACCGGGTGACGCGGTGATGGTGCGCGACAAGGAGTACATCTACTGCCCCTGGCATCAGTGGGGCTTCGAGTTGGCGACCGGCACCACCGCGGTCAAGCCGGAGTGGAGCATCCGCACCTATCCGGTGCGAGTCGTCGGTAACGACGTCTTGGTGCAGGCCTGA